One Vicinamibacterales bacterium genomic region harbors:
- a CDS encoding aldo/keto reductase yields the protein MHYRTFGRTGWEVSEIGYGMWGMAGWTGSDDEESAGSLDRAVALGCNFFDTAWAYGDGRSEQLLGGLLKRHPKTRLYTATKIPPKNRTWPARPEYPLRDVFPADYIREYTEKSLRNLDLETVDLQQFHVWSDTWAEDDEWQRAVDDLKREGLVRAIGISINRWQPANVLKALATDLIDAVQVVYNVFDQAPEDELFPECQRRDIAVIARVPFDEGSLTDTLTPGSTWPAGDFRNIYFQQPNLRNTLERVAALRAAVPAGMSMPELALRHILQHPAVSTVIPGMRKLKHVEANLAASDGRPLDGPVMDELRRHRWDRWIDIP from the coding sequence ATGCACTATAGGACATTTGGCCGGACCGGGTGGGAGGTCTCCGAAATCGGCTACGGCATGTGGGGCATGGCCGGCTGGACCGGGTCGGACGACGAAGAATCCGCCGGCTCGCTCGACCGCGCCGTCGCCCTCGGCTGCAACTTCTTCGACACCGCCTGGGCCTACGGCGACGGCCGCAGCGAGCAGCTGCTGGGCGGGCTCCTCAAGCGCCACCCGAAGACCCGCCTCTACACCGCCACCAAGATTCCGCCGAAGAACCGCACCTGGCCGGCGCGGCCCGAATATCCGCTGCGCGACGTCTTCCCCGCCGACTACATCCGCGAGTACACCGAGAAGAGCCTGCGCAACCTGGATCTCGAGACCGTCGACCTGCAGCAGTTTCACGTGTGGAGCGACACGTGGGCCGAAGACGACGAGTGGCAGCGCGCGGTCGACGATCTGAAACGCGAAGGACTGGTCCGCGCCATCGGGATCAGCATCAACCGCTGGCAGCCCGCCAACGTTCTGAAGGCGCTCGCGACGGATCTCATCGACGCCGTCCAGGTCGTCTACAACGTCTTCGACCAGGCGCCGGAAGACGAACTGTTTCCCGAGTGCCAGCGCCGCGACATCGCCGTGATCGCGCGGGTGCCGTTCGACGAGGGGAGCCTCACCGACACGCTGACGCCCGGCTCGACCTGGCCCGCCGGCGACTTCCGCAACATCTATTTCCAGCAGCCGAACCTGCGCAACACGCTCGAGCGCGTTGCCGCGCTCCGCGCGGCGGTTCCCGCCGGCATGTCGATGCCGGAGCTGGCGCTGCGGCACATCCTTCAGCATCCGGCGGTCTCGACGGTGATCCCCGGCATGCGCAAGTTGAAGCACGTCGAAGCGAACCTCGCCGCCAGCGACGGCCGGCCGCTCGACGGCCCCGTCATGGACGAGCTCCGGCGGCACCGCTGGGATCGGTGGATCGATATTCCTTAG
- a CDS encoding PilZ domain-containing protein: protein MRRSLGDRRRDVRYDIHGDLLATFDSTQQLQIANIGLGGALVYAPAPLPLQSVHTARLVLGTDESDVRFCVRHVGPAEGSERVFVVGVEFLELSRAAIYGIERMLAQSVDGQVEEL from the coding sequence GTGAGGAGAAGTTTGGGCGACCGGCGCCGCGATGTGCGGTACGACATTCACGGGGATCTGCTGGCGACGTTCGACAGCACGCAACAGCTGCAGATCGCCAACATCGGCCTCGGGGGCGCGCTCGTGTACGCCCCGGCGCCGCTCCCGCTCCAGTCCGTGCACACCGCGCGGCTGGTGCTGGGCACCGACGAGAGCGACGTGCGGTTCTGCGTCCGCCACGTCGGCCCGGCGGAGGGATCCGAGCGGGTCTTCGTGGTGGGAGTGGAGTTCCTGGAGTTGTCGCGGGCGGCGATCTACGGGATCGAGCGCATGCTCGCGCAATCGGTCGACGGGCAGGTCGAGGAGCTATGA
- a CDS encoding PilZ domain-containing protein encodes MTISDSGGPRDKRQSRRVVTQQCYLRLQVRLPLLMREISGGGAMLESSVPVAPENYGTLRTMLAARPFETRVQVCRAHPAAVDARKTSVSVAFKDMSPDASQALNHFLKLAAPEPYA; translated from the coding sequence ATGACCATCAGCGACAGCGGAGGACCTCGCGACAAGCGCCAGAGCCGGCGCGTGGTGACGCAGCAGTGCTATCTCCGCCTGCAGGTGCGGCTGCCGCTCCTGATGCGCGAGATCAGCGGCGGCGGCGCGATGCTCGAGTCGTCCGTCCCGGTCGCGCCCGAGAACTACGGCACGCTGCGGACCATGCTCGCGGCGCGCCCCTTCGAAACCCGCGTGCAGGTCTGCCGCGCCCATCCGGCGGCGGTCGATGCACGGAAGACGAGCGTCAGCGTGGCGTTCAAGGACATGAGCCCGGACGCGAGCCAGGCCCTCAATCACTTTCTGAAGCTGGCGGCGCCGGAGCCGTACGCATAG
- a CDS encoding sigma-54 dependent transcriptional regulator, producing MSTSVRQAPTHLIGDSPAMRDLKLEIEQVASSDAKVLITGDSGVGKELVAQAVHTLSARAHRPFLAVNCAGMPETLLESELFGHTKGSFTGAYRDRPGKLEMADTGTVFLDEIGEMTLRMQGLLLRFLETGELQKVGSDRNSTRVNVRVIAATNRNLREMVAHGQFREDLFYRLNVVQLVVPSLSERREDIPQLIEHFLNRFSNNGKYVVRRMSPEAEDLLLNYPWPGNVRELENVVERLVVTGRNETVQPDDLPLEIRAHNGISLRPKRERRRTVSDDLFKKIVDDRESFWTVVYPRYMQREITKSQVRDVVRKGLEQSRGNYKIVARMFNMDESEYKRFLNFLRKHDCQLPFKDYRQ from the coding sequence ATGAGCACAAGCGTCAGGCAGGCCCCAACTCACTTGATCGGCGACAGTCCCGCGATGCGGGATCTGAAGCTCGAGATCGAGCAGGTCGCGTCGTCCGACGCCAAGGTCCTGATCACCGGGGACAGCGGCGTCGGCAAGGAGCTGGTCGCCCAGGCCGTCCACACCCTGAGCGCGCGGGCGCACCGGCCGTTCCTGGCGGTCAACTGCGCCGGCATGCCCGAGACCCTGCTCGAGTCCGAGCTGTTCGGCCACACCAAGGGCAGCTTCACCGGCGCCTACCGCGATCGCCCCGGCAAGCTCGAAATGGCCGACACCGGCACCGTCTTCCTCGACGAAATCGGCGAGATGACGCTGCGCATGCAGGGGCTGCTGCTGCGCTTTCTCGAGACCGGCGAACTGCAGAAGGTCGGCTCGGATCGGAACTCGACGCGCGTCAACGTCCGCGTCATCGCCGCGACGAACCGCAACCTGCGCGAGATGGTGGCGCACGGCCAGTTCCGCGAGGATCTCTTCTACCGCTTGAACGTCGTCCAGCTCGTGGTGCCGTCGCTCTCCGAGCGCCGCGAAGACATTCCGCAGCTGATCGAGCACTTCCTCAACCGCTTCAGCAACAACGGCAAGTACGTCGTCCGGCGGATGTCGCCGGAGGCCGAGGATCTGCTGCTCAACTATCCGTGGCCCGGCAACGTCCGCGAGCTCGAGAACGTCGTGGAGCGTCTCGTCGTCACCGGACGCAACGAGACGGTGCAGCCCGACGACCTGCCGCTCGAGATTCGCGCGCACAACGGCATCTCGCTGCGGCCGAAGCGCGAGCGCCGCCGCACCGTCTCGGACGATCTCTTCAAGAAGATCGTCGACGATCGCGAATCGTTCTGGACCGTGGTCTACCCGCGCTACATGCAGCGCGAGATCACCAAGAGCCAGGTCCGCGACGTCGTCCGCAAGGGGCTGGAGCAGTCGCGCGGCAACTACAAGATCGTCGCGCGGATGTTCAACATGGACGAGAGCGAGTACAAGCGCTTCCTCAACTTCCTGCGGAAGCACGACTGCCAGCTTCCGTTCAAGGATTACCGTCAGTAA
- a CDS encoding polysaccharide biosynthesis/export family protein, with the protein MKSLHIRAWLLAAMLACGVVSFAQAPAPRPADPAAPPPNVVAGVEVPEHYVIGPGDVLGVVFWREKELSGDVAVLPDGRITLPLLNEIPAAGLTPEQLRNQLVEAARQFVKDPTATVVVRQVNSRRVFVTGMVAKPGQYPLYQTMTVLQLIATAGGLLEYAKGDEIVIIRREPGQMVSFSFNYKDVMKKKNLHQNIDLKPGDTVVVP; encoded by the coding sequence ATGAAGTCACTGCACATTCGGGCCTGGCTGCTCGCGGCCATGCTGGCCTGCGGCGTTGTCTCCTTCGCGCAGGCGCCGGCGCCGCGGCCGGCGGATCCGGCGGCCCCCCCGCCGAACGTCGTCGCCGGCGTCGAGGTGCCCGAGCACTACGTCATCGGTCCGGGCGACGTGCTCGGCGTCGTGTTCTGGCGCGAGAAGGAACTGTCGGGCGACGTCGCCGTGCTCCCCGACGGGCGCATCACGCTGCCGCTGCTCAACGAGATCCCCGCGGCCGGCCTCACTCCCGAGCAGCTGCGCAACCAGCTGGTGGAAGCGGCGCGCCAGTTCGTGAAGGATCCCACCGCGACGGTGGTCGTCCGGCAGGTGAACAGCCGCCGCGTCTTCGTCACCGGCATGGTGGCGAAGCCGGGACAGTACCCTCTCTACCAGACCATGACCGTGCTCCAGTTGATCGCCACCGCCGGCGGCCTGCTCGAGTACGCGAAAGGCGACGAGATCGTCATCATCCGCCGCGAGCCCGGGCAGATGGTCAGCTTCTCCTTCAACTACAAAGACGTGATGAAGAAGAAGAACCTGCACCAGAACATCGACCTGAAGCCCGGCGACACGGTCGTGGTCCCGTGA
- a CDS encoding GNVR domain-containing protein — translation MVPGRRYNVQYAVRSLRRSWWMLVAPLVIFGTIAIVVAKALPDVYYAQGVVRIVPPRVSEAYVKGAATVGIPERVATARAQILTNDRLKALVQEFDIYPLMRHRVPEDVMLSWLRSSVRVNLVSADVFTVGYFGYSKQRVEKVAGRLTAQMVEETAKQRATLTDNQGQFLETELENARKRLEEHEQKVAEFRRRYAGQLPTQVDANLKLMQGASTELQSNEDALAKDRARRDDLNRQLDAATAKPALVTGDALDPEIPDPPAGDPTATLPPGPPSQQLRQARALRARLARRLTAEHPDMVALDRFIVQAEKVAIAAAQGDPAAPAGDSASRVTQLRTELKTLDAQISARESTSKRLREAMAVYRTRVDLVPEREAEWMRLTRDYNTLNGVYSGLLAKREESRIAANVDRQAVGEQVQVLDTPKRPTRPVSPNRRAIGLIGVGLGAGLGLGLLLLRELTDRTIRAEEEVLAALNLPVVGLVPKIVTAPERRQLRRRRLLWSFAAIVLCVGLAALRWNG, via the coding sequence ATGGTTCCAGGCCGCCGTTACAACGTCCAGTACGCGGTGCGATCGCTGCGGCGATCGTGGTGGATGCTGGTCGCGCCGCTGGTGATCTTCGGCACCATCGCCATCGTCGTCGCGAAGGCGCTGCCCGACGTGTATTACGCGCAGGGCGTCGTGCGCATCGTGCCGCCGCGCGTGTCGGAGGCCTACGTCAAGGGGGCGGCGACGGTCGGCATCCCGGAACGCGTGGCCACCGCGCGCGCGCAAATCCTCACCAACGATCGGCTGAAGGCGCTCGTTCAGGAGTTCGACATCTACCCGCTGATGCGTCATCGCGTCCCCGAGGACGTGATGCTCAGCTGGCTGCGCTCCAGCGTCCGCGTCAATCTGGTGAGCGCCGATGTCTTCACGGTCGGGTACTTCGGCTACAGCAAGCAGCGCGTCGAGAAGGTGGCCGGGCGCCTCACGGCGCAGATGGTCGAGGAGACGGCGAAGCAGCGCGCGACGCTGACCGACAACCAGGGACAGTTCCTCGAGACCGAGCTCGAGAACGCGCGCAAGCGCCTCGAAGAGCACGAGCAGAAAGTCGCCGAGTTCCGCCGCCGCTACGCGGGTCAGCTGCCGACACAGGTCGACGCCAACCTGAAGCTGATGCAGGGGGCGAGCACGGAGCTGCAGAGCAACGAGGACGCGCTGGCGAAGGACCGCGCCCGCCGCGACGATCTGAACCGTCAGCTCGACGCCGCCACTGCCAAACCCGCGTTGGTGACGGGTGATGCGCTCGACCCCGAGATCCCGGATCCGCCGGCCGGCGATCCGACCGCGACGCTGCCGCCGGGGCCGCCGTCACAGCAGCTGCGCCAGGCGCGGGCGCTGCGCGCCCGTTTGGCGCGCCGGCTCACCGCCGAGCACCCCGACATGGTGGCGCTGGATCGCTTCATCGTCCAGGCCGAGAAGGTCGCGATCGCCGCGGCCCAGGGTGACCCGGCCGCGCCAGCCGGCGATTCGGCGTCGCGCGTCACCCAGCTCCGGACTGAGCTCAAGACGCTGGACGCGCAGATCAGCGCCCGGGAATCGACGTCGAAGCGGCTGCGCGAGGCGATGGCGGTGTATCGCACCCGCGTCGACCTGGTGCCGGAGCGCGAGGCCGAATGGATGCGGCTCACGCGCGACTACAACACCCTGAACGGCGTCTACTCCGGCCTGCTCGCCAAGCGCGAGGAATCGCGGATCGCCGCGAACGTCGATCGCCAGGCGGTCGGCGAACAGGTGCAGGTGCTCGACACGCCCAAGCGCCCGACCAGGCCGGTGAGCCCGAACCGCCGCGCCATCGGCTTGATCGGCGTCGGACTGGGCGCCGGTCTCGGCCTCGGCCTGCTCCTGCTCCGCGAGCTGACGGACCGGACGATCCGCGCGGAAGAGGAAGTGCTCGCCGCGCTGAACCTGCCGGTCGTCGGACTGGTCCCGAAAATCGTGACCGCACCGGAACGGCGCCAGCTGCGCCGCCGCCGGCTGCTCTGGTCATTTGCCGCCATCGTGCTCTGTGTCGGGCTCGCGGCCCTGCGGTGGAACGGATAA
- a CDS encoding CpsD/CapB family tyrosine-protein kinase, which produces MALFEKPFRYVPPADPAEASNADVAVVDSVMAADPAPASGASLAPEPEAPSAAAAAPAVEPAPDPVAAVPAPAAVPPSALITPAPRPSAIVTVEEHGLRPAGEPGALVEFSRIVPRETKTSGPLDMQRLINVIDESDPVLDQLRSLAASLHQARTGRELKVIAVTSSVSGEGKTLLAANLALTLTRSYMRQVLMIDADLRRPNLHRLFGTPSNDGIRGALDAVREGRPVSVQEVAPRLALLPAGKPVRDPISVLASDAMQRLVASATSAFDWVIVDTPPVGMLPDVGLLSTLSDAVLLVVEAGRARYDLVQRTVESIGADRIFGVVLNKVPEHEIVSAYGMHYYAPYR; this is translated from the coding sequence ATGGCACTGTTCGAGAAGCCTTTTCGCTACGTGCCGCCTGCGGATCCGGCCGAGGCGTCCAACGCGGACGTCGCCGTCGTCGATTCGGTGATGGCTGCGGACCCCGCTCCCGCGTCCGGCGCGTCGCTGGCGCCCGAGCCTGAGGCGCCGAGCGCGGCCGCCGCGGCGCCCGCGGTCGAACCGGCGCCAGATCCGGTCGCCGCCGTTCCGGCGCCTGCCGCTGTTCCGCCCTCCGCGCTGATCACGCCGGCGCCGCGTCCCTCCGCGATCGTTACCGTCGAGGAACACGGGCTGCGGCCGGCAGGCGAGCCCGGTGCGTTGGTCGAGTTCTCGCGGATCGTCCCGCGCGAGACCAAGACGTCGGGTCCGCTCGACATGCAGCGCCTGATCAACGTGATCGACGAGTCGGATCCGGTGCTCGATCAGCTGCGCAGCCTCGCCGCCAGCCTGCACCAGGCGCGCACCGGACGCGAGCTCAAGGTCATCGCCGTGACCAGTTCGGTGAGCGGCGAAGGCAAGACGCTGCTCGCCGCGAACCTCGCATTGACGCTCACGCGCTCGTACATGCGGCAGGTCCTGATGATCGACGCGGACTTGCGGCGGCCCAACCTGCACCGCCTGTTCGGCACGCCGTCGAACGACGGCATCCGCGGCGCGCTCGACGCGGTGCGCGAGGGCAGGCCGGTTTCGGTGCAGGAAGTGGCGCCGCGTCTCGCGCTGCTGCCCGCCGGCAAGCCGGTGCGCGATCCGATCTCCGTGCTGGCATCCGACGCGATGCAGCGGCTGGTCGCGAGCGCGACGTCCGCGTTCGACTGGGTGATCGTCGACACCCCTCCCGTCGGGATGCTCCCCGACGTCGGGCTCCTCAGCACGCTGTCGGACGCGGTGCTGCTCGTCGTCGAGGCGGGCCGGGCCCGCTACGATCTGGTGCAGCGGACGGTCGAGTCGATCGGGGCGGATCGCATCTTCGGGGTGGTTCTGAACAAGGTCCCCGAGCACGAAATCGTTTCCGCCTACGGCATGCACTATTACGCGCCGTACCGGTAG
- a CDS encoding alpha/beta fold hydrolase, whose protein sequence is MQVPSSGAAAVPAPWVLMPRPNPQASLRLFCFPYAGVGPSIYRPWLTALPSHVEARLIQLPGREGRWREPALTSIPEIADRVARAIVPHLQPPFVFYGHSLGALLSFEVARRLRAAGHPMPRQLFVGAHRGPQMPNPHSPIAHLSDDAFVAEVRKRYDGIPQAVLDNRELLELMLPCLRADFTAFETYQYRAEPPLEMPISAFGGDQDGYVRSHEIAGWREQTTGRFRVRVIPGNHFFMQTGRDEVIAALVDDLSAAPAAVVAG, encoded by the coding sequence GTGCAGGTTCCGTCCAGTGGTGCGGCCGCCGTACCGGCTCCGTGGGTGTTGATGCCGCGGCCCAATCCGCAGGCCTCGCTCCGCCTGTTCTGTTTTCCGTATGCCGGCGTCGGTCCGTCGATTTACCGGCCGTGGCTGACGGCGCTGCCGTCGCATGTCGAGGCCAGGCTCATTCAGCTGCCCGGACGCGAAGGGCGCTGGCGCGAGCCGGCGTTGACCAGCATTCCGGAGATTGCCGACCGCGTCGCCCGCGCCATCGTCCCGCACCTGCAGCCGCCGTTCGTGTTCTACGGCCACAGCCTCGGCGCGCTGCTGTCGTTCGAGGTCGCGCGGCGCCTGCGGGCCGCCGGCCACCCGATGCCGCGCCAGCTGTTCGTTGGCGCGCACCGCGGGCCGCAGATGCCGAACCCGCACTCGCCGATCGCGCATCTCTCCGACGACGCGTTCGTCGCCGAGGTGCGGAAGCGCTACGACGGGATCCCGCAGGCGGTGCTCGACAACCGCGAGCTGCTCGAGCTGATGCTGCCGTGCCTGCGCGCCGACTTCACGGCGTTCGAGACGTATCAGTATCGCGCCGAGCCGCCGCTCGAGATGCCGATCTCGGCGTTCGGCGGCGACCAGGACGGCTACGTGCGGAGCCACGAGATCGCCGGCTGGCGCGAGCAGACGACCGGGCGCTTCCGCGTGCGCGTGATCCCCGGCAACCACTTCTTCATGCAGACCGGCCGCGACGAGGTGATCGCCGCGCTGGTCGACGATCTGTCGGCGGCGCCGGCGGCGGTCGTGGCGGGCTGA
- a CDS encoding 4'-phosphopantetheinyl transferase superfamily protein has product MTDRRRPVVLEEGVAHACIVPLHAGPQTVRRMYALLSPAERVRAARFAFDRDRRTFVMSHGILRRVLGMVCHQNPAQLRFRQGLRGKPYLVDAPPGLQFNLSHTEGFCLVGVTRGAAIGVDVERVRATDDMAELVRQCFSPAEQRAFDTLPPAERCRGFFKGWTRKEAFIKALGDGLSYPLENFDVSLGPDGPARLLAIGGSAAAAAEWSMDALEPAPDVQAAVAVAAPGVTVRWHALPEMPARIQTEDVHGRGTRRHDHVPGREEPRRAVFDLASRP; this is encoded by the coding sequence ATGACGGATCGCCGCCGCCCCGTCGTCCTCGAGGAAGGCGTCGCCCACGCGTGCATCGTCCCGCTGCATGCGGGACCGCAGACGGTGCGGCGGATGTACGCGCTGCTGTCGCCCGCCGAGCGGGTGCGTGCGGCGCGGTTCGCATTCGATCGGGATCGCCGGACGTTCGTGATGTCGCACGGCATCCTGCGGCGCGTGCTCGGCATGGTGTGCCACCAGAATCCGGCGCAGCTCCGGTTCAGGCAGGGGCTGCGCGGCAAGCCGTATCTCGTGGATGCGCCGCCGGGCCTGCAGTTCAATCTCTCGCACACCGAGGGGTTCTGCCTGGTGGGCGTCACCCGGGGCGCGGCGATCGGCGTGGATGTCGAGCGGGTGCGCGCGACCGACGACATGGCGGAGCTGGTGCGGCAGTGCTTCTCCCCCGCGGAGCAGCGCGCGTTCGACACGCTGCCCCCCGCGGAGCGCTGCCGCGGGTTCTTCAAGGGCTGGACGCGGAAGGAAGCGTTCATCAAGGCGCTCGGCGACGGCTTGTCGTATCCGCTCGAGAACTTCGACGTGTCGCTCGGGCCGGACGGCCCGGCGCGGCTGCTGGCGATTGGCGGCAGTGCCGCGGCGGCGGCGGAGTGGAGCATGGATGCGCTCGAACCCGCGCCCGACGTGCAGGCGGCGGTCGCGGTGGCGGCGCCCGGAGTCACGGTCCGCTGGCATGCGCTTCCGGAAATGCCGGCACGAATTCAGACGGAGGATGTCCATGGCAGAGGAACGCGACGACACGACCACGTACCAGGTCGTGAAGAACCACGAAGAGCAGTATTCGATCTGGCCAGCCGACCGTGA
- a CDS encoding acyltransferase domain-containing protein — protein sequence MKPGLLPSSASLGPRGRRPVRRLGAVSPAARPVFLFSGLGAEYPEMGRGLYGLSRVFRAELDRCDAIYRELTGAPLLPRRDRPFGRRLRTGRPSYVQPAVFAFEYALASAWIAWGVRPAAVLGYSLGEDAAACVAGAAPVEEMMALVLNRARQMDRLRGGGMAVLFAGEAETRGLLAGVTRVEIAAANAADQTVVSGSSAALDALLIAAGRRHIRGRRIRAACAFHSSRMDAVLPALERDAALPSFEEPATPLLSSVSATWLSRRRLNDPSYWGARVRAPIRFRDALARLYAEGFRTFVEIGPHPMLLPIVRRETAGGATCIETARYGEDDAVVTMAALSRLPRVAVSLPAHLPVRQRRAAGSDVRVRRSRGAEVMR from the coding sequence ATGAAGCCAGGGCTGCTGCCCTCGTCCGCCTCGCTCGGCCCGCGCGGCCGGCGCCCCGTGCGCCGGCTCGGTGCGGTGTCGCCGGCTGCCCGGCCGGTGTTCCTGTTTTCGGGGCTCGGCGCCGAGTACCCGGAGATGGGGCGGGGACTGTACGGGCTGTCGCGCGTCTTCCGCGCGGAGCTGGATCGCTGTGATGCGATTTACCGCGAACTGACCGGGGCGCCGCTGCTGCCGCGGCGCGATCGGCCGTTCGGCCGGCGGCTCCGGACGGGCCGTCCCTCGTACGTGCAGCCTGCGGTGTTCGCCTTCGAGTACGCGCTCGCCTCGGCGTGGATCGCGTGGGGCGTGCGCCCGGCGGCGGTCCTGGGCTACAGCCTCGGCGAGGATGCCGCGGCCTGTGTTGCGGGCGCGGCGCCCGTCGAGGAGATGATGGCGCTCGTCCTGAATCGCGCCCGCCAGATGGATCGCCTTCGCGGCGGGGGGATGGCGGTGCTCTTCGCCGGCGAAGCCGAGACGCGGGGCCTGCTGGCCGGCGTGACGCGCGTGGAGATTGCGGCGGCGAACGCGGCCGACCAGACGGTGGTGTCCGGATCCTCGGCGGCGCTCGACGCGCTGCTGATCGCCGCCGGCCGCCGGCACATCCGCGGGCGCCGCATCCGCGCCGCCTGCGCGTTCCATTCGAGCCGGATGGACGCGGTGCTGCCGGCGCTCGAGCGCGACGCCGCGCTGCCGTCTTTCGAGGAGCCGGCCACGCCGCTGCTCTCGAGCGTGAGCGCGACCTGGCTGTCCCGGCGCCGGCTGAACGATCCGTCGTACTGGGGCGCGCGGGTCCGCGCGCCGATCCGGTTTCGCGACGCGCTCGCCCGTCTCTACGCGGAAGGGTTCCGCACGTTCGTCGAGATCGGTCCGCACCCGATGCTGCTGCCGATCGTGCGGCGCGAGACCGCGGGGGGCGCCACGTGCATCGAGACCGCGCGGTACGGCGAAGACGACGCGGTGGTGACGATGGCGGCGCTGTCGCGGCTGCCGCGGGTCGCCGTGAGCCTTCCGGCGCACCTGCCGGTCCGTCAGCGGCGCGCCGCCGGATCGGACGTGCGCGTCCGCCGTTCGCGCGGCGCCGAGGTGATGCGATGA
- a CDS encoding sulfotransferase produces the protein MSQRVEPNFFMVGAARAGTTSMYDYLRAHPQIYMPPTVVGKEPSFFCDLVPPWAAECRDLDSYLSLFEKGAGRPVIGDGSTNYLVAPESAGRIRERYPHARILIILRNPVARAHSLYRYICGWGFEDAPTFEKGLAREAERLGNPRFIREWQLLYHAFLYYHSGLYAEQVARYLDAFPRNQVHIVLFDDLKSDLLGTVQGIYRFLGVDPSFEPDLDARNESRFPLSVKFQAFVSRRWNAHPLYPRGPVRRRDKTHYPIALGINALLGGYRKERMHPDTRRRLTERFAPDIAKTAATIGRSLDHWVQAKAAAPASGAKVAVQV, from the coding sequence ATGAGTCAGCGAGTCGAGCCCAATTTCTTCATGGTCGGCGCGGCGCGCGCCGGCACGACGTCGATGTACGACTACCTGCGCGCGCACCCGCAGATCTACATGCCCCCGACCGTGGTCGGCAAGGAGCCGTCGTTCTTCTGCGACCTGGTTCCGCCGTGGGCGGCGGAGTGCCGCGACCTGGATTCGTACCTCTCGCTGTTCGAGAAGGGGGCCGGCCGGCCGGTGATCGGCGACGGATCGACGAACTATCTCGTGGCGCCGGAGAGCGCCGGCCGGATCCGCGAGCGCTATCCGCACGCCAGGATTCTGATCATCCTGCGCAACCCGGTGGCGCGCGCGCACTCGCTGTACCGCTACATCTGCGGCTGGGGGTTCGAGGACGCGCCCACGTTCGAGAAGGGGCTGGCGCGCGAGGCGGAGCGGCTGGGCAACCCCCGCTTCATCCGCGAATGGCAGCTGCTCTATCACGCGTTTCTCTACTACCACTCGGGCCTCTATGCCGAGCAGGTCGCGCGCTATCTCGACGCCTTTCCGCGGAACCAGGTGCACATCGTCCTGTTCGACGATCTGAAGTCGGATCTGCTCGGCACGGTGCAGGGGATCTACCGGTTCCTCGGCGTGGATCCGTCGTTCGAGCCGGATCTCGACGCGCGCAACGAGAGCCGCTTCCCGCTGTCGGTGAAGTTCCAGGCGTTCGTGAGCCGGCGCTGGAACGCGCACCCGCTGTATCCGCGCGGCCCGGTGCGGCGCCGTGACAAGACGCACTATCCGATCGCGCTCGGCATCAACGCGCTGCTCGGGGGATATCGCAAGGAGCGGATGCACCCCGACACGCGGCGCCGGCTCACCGAGCGCTTCGCGCCCGACATCGCCAAGACGGCGGCGACGATCGGCCGCAGCCTCGATCACTGGGTCCAGGCGAAAGCGGCGGCGCCGGCGAGCGGCGCCAAGGTGGCGGTGCAGGTATGA